Proteins encoded by one window of Vigna radiata var. radiata cultivar VC1973A chromosome 5, Vradiata_ver6, whole genome shotgun sequence:
- the LOC106761417 gene encoding xanthoxin dehydrogenase produces the protein MSTTSTVLASTLTPRLLGKVALVTGGASGIGESIVRLFHIQGAKVCIADVQDNLGKQVCESLGGEANVVFLHCDVTIEDDVSRAVDFTVEKFGTLDIIVNNAGISGSPCPDIRDTELSEFDKVLGINLKGVFHGMKHAARVMIPEKKGSIVSLSSVASALGGIGIHAYTASKHAVVGLTKSVAAELGNHGIRVNCVSPYAVATGLALAHLPEDERNEDALAGFRDFTGRIANLQGVELTAHDVANAVLFLASDEARYISGDNLMVDGGFTSVTHSLRLYR, from the exons ATGTCCACTACCAGTACAGTTCTGGCTTCGACTCTAACGCCAAG GTTATTAGGCAAAGTGGCATTGGTTACAGGTGGGGCATCTGGAATTGGAGAAAGCATTGTGCGCCTATTCCATATCCAAGGTGCTAAAGTATGCATAGCAGATGTTCAAGACAACCTTGGAAAGCAAGTGTGTGAATCCCTTGGTGGTGAAGCAAATGTTGTCTTTCTCCATTGTGATGTTACCATAGAGGATGATGTTTCCCGTGCAGTGGACTTCACTGTGGAGAAATTTGGCACCCTTGACATCATAGTCAACAATGCTGGAATTTCTGGATCACCTTGTCCTGATATCCGTGACACAGAGTTATCAGAATTTGATAAGGTGCTTGGCATAAATTTGAAGGGAGTGTTTCACGGCATGAAGCATGCTGCTCGAGTTATGATCCCAGAAAAGAAAGGCTCAATTGTTTCTTTGAGCAGTGTGGCCAGTGCCTTGGGTGGAATAGGAATACATGCATACACAGCATCAAAACATGCTGTTGTGGGGCTAACAAAGAGTGTTGCAGCTGAATTGGGGAATCATGGTATAAGAGTGAACTGTGTTTCACCTTATGCTGTTGCAACAGGTTTGGCTTTGGCCCATTTGCCTGAGGATGAGAGAAATGAGGATGCCTTGGCCGGTTTTCGAGATTTTACTGGGAGAATAGCCAACTTGCAGGGTGTGGAGTTAACAGCTCATGATGTGGCTAATGCTGTTCTCTTCCTTGCAAGTGATGAGGCAAGATATATCAGTGGAGACAATCTCATGGTTGATGGTGGCTTCACCAGTGTGACTCACTCACTCCGTCTTTATAGATGA
- the LOC106760860 gene encoding xanthoxin dehydrogenase isoform X1, which yields MSSTSVLLASTPTPRIVYICSRLSGKVALVTGGADGIGESIVRLFHTHGAKICIVDVQDNLGKQVLESLNDEANVVYFHGDVTVEEDVSHAVDFTVDRFGTLDIIVNNAGISGSPSPDIREADLSEFDKVFSVNVKGVFHGMKHAARIMIPNKKGSIVSLASVASVIGGLGPHAYTGSKHAVLGLTKNVAAELGKHGIRVNCVSPYGVATALSVAHLAEEERTEDAVAGFRDFTGKVANLQGVELTTDDVANAVLFLASDDARYISGDNLMVDGGFTSVNHTLKVFR from the exons ATGTCCAGCACCAGTGTTCTTCTGGCTTCAACTCCAACTCCAAG AATTGTATATATTTGTAGCAGGTTATCAGGCAAAGTGGCATTGGTTACAGGAGGGGCAGATGGAATTGGAGAAAGCATTGTGCGTCTGTTCCACACGCATGGTGCTAAAATCTGTATAGTTGATGTTCAAGACAACCTTGGAAAGCAGGTGTTGGAATCCCTTAACGATGAAGCAAATGTTGTTTATTTCCATGGTGATGTGACTGTGGAAGAAGATGTTTCCCATGCAGTGGACTTCACAGTGGATAGATTCGGCACCCTTGACATCATAGTCAACAATGCCGGAATTTCTGGATCACCCAGTCCTGACATACGGGAGGCAGACTTATCAGAATTCGACAAGGTATTCAGTGTGAATGTGAAGGGAGTGTTCCACGGGATGAAACATGCTGCCAGAATCATGATCCCAAATAAGAAGGGCTCCATTGTTTCATTAGCAAGTGTAGCAAGTGTCATTGGTGGCCTTGGACCACATGCATACACAG GTTCAAAACATGCTGTTCTGGGGCTGACAAAGAATGTTGCAGCTGAATTAGGAAAACATGGCATAAGAGTGAATTGTGTGTCACCTTATGGTGTTGCGACAGCATTGTCTGTGGCCCATTTGGCTGAGGAAGAAAGAACTGAGGATGCTGTGGCTGGTTTTCGTGATTTTACAGGGAAAGTGGCAAACTTGCAGGGTGTAGAGTTAACTACTGATGATGTAGCTAATGCTGTGTTATTCCTTGCAAGTGATGATGCCAGATATATAAGTGGAGACAATCTCATGGTTGATGGAGGCTTCACCAGTGTAAATCACACACTTAAAGTTTTTAGATGA
- the LOC106760860 gene encoding xanthoxin dehydrogenase isoform X2, translating into MSSTSVLLASTPTPSRLSGKVALVTGGADGIGESIVRLFHTHGAKICIVDVQDNLGKQVLESLNDEANVVYFHGDVTVEEDVSHAVDFTVDRFGTLDIIVNNAGISGSPSPDIREADLSEFDKVFSVNVKGVFHGMKHAARIMIPNKKGSIVSLASVASVIGGLGPHAYTGSKHAVLGLTKNVAAELGKHGIRVNCVSPYGVATALSVAHLAEEERTEDAVAGFRDFTGKVANLQGVELTTDDVANAVLFLASDDARYISGDNLMVDGGFTSVNHTLKVFR; encoded by the exons ATGTCCAGCACCAGTGTTCTTCTGGCTTCAACTCCAACTCCAAG CAGGTTATCAGGCAAAGTGGCATTGGTTACAGGAGGGGCAGATGGAATTGGAGAAAGCATTGTGCGTCTGTTCCACACGCATGGTGCTAAAATCTGTATAGTTGATGTTCAAGACAACCTTGGAAAGCAGGTGTTGGAATCCCTTAACGATGAAGCAAATGTTGTTTATTTCCATGGTGATGTGACTGTGGAAGAAGATGTTTCCCATGCAGTGGACTTCACAGTGGATAGATTCGGCACCCTTGACATCATAGTCAACAATGCCGGAATTTCTGGATCACCCAGTCCTGACATACGGGAGGCAGACTTATCAGAATTCGACAAGGTATTCAGTGTGAATGTGAAGGGAGTGTTCCACGGGATGAAACATGCTGCCAGAATCATGATCCCAAATAAGAAGGGCTCCATTGTTTCATTAGCAAGTGTAGCAAGTGTCATTGGTGGCCTTGGACCACATGCATACACAG GTTCAAAACATGCTGTTCTGGGGCTGACAAAGAATGTTGCAGCTGAATTAGGAAAACATGGCATAAGAGTGAATTGTGTGTCACCTTATGGTGTTGCGACAGCATTGTCTGTGGCCCATTTGGCTGAGGAAGAAAGAACTGAGGATGCTGTGGCTGGTTTTCGTGATTTTACAGGGAAAGTGGCAAACTTGCAGGGTGTAGAGTTAACTACTGATGATGTAGCTAATGCTGTGTTATTCCTTGCAAGTGATGATGCCAGATATATAAGTGGAGACAATCTCATGGTTGATGGAGGCTTCACCAGTGTAAATCACACACTTAAAGTTTTTAGATGA
- the LOC106760860 gene encoding xanthoxin dehydrogenase isoform X3: MSSTSVLLASTPTPRLSGKVALVTGGADGIGESIVRLFHTHGAKICIVDVQDNLGKQVLESLNDEANVVYFHGDVTVEEDVSHAVDFTVDRFGTLDIIVNNAGISGSPSPDIREADLSEFDKVFSVNVKGVFHGMKHAARIMIPNKKGSIVSLASVASVIGGLGPHAYTGSKHAVLGLTKNVAAELGKHGIRVNCVSPYGVATALSVAHLAEEERTEDAVAGFRDFTGKVANLQGVELTTDDVANAVLFLASDDARYISGDNLMVDGGFTSVNHTLKVFR, from the exons ATGTCCAGCACCAGTGTTCTTCTGGCTTCAACTCCAACTCCAAG GTTATCAGGCAAAGTGGCATTGGTTACAGGAGGGGCAGATGGAATTGGAGAAAGCATTGTGCGTCTGTTCCACACGCATGGTGCTAAAATCTGTATAGTTGATGTTCAAGACAACCTTGGAAAGCAGGTGTTGGAATCCCTTAACGATGAAGCAAATGTTGTTTATTTCCATGGTGATGTGACTGTGGAAGAAGATGTTTCCCATGCAGTGGACTTCACAGTGGATAGATTCGGCACCCTTGACATCATAGTCAACAATGCCGGAATTTCTGGATCACCCAGTCCTGACATACGGGAGGCAGACTTATCAGAATTCGACAAGGTATTCAGTGTGAATGTGAAGGGAGTGTTCCACGGGATGAAACATGCTGCCAGAATCATGATCCCAAATAAGAAGGGCTCCATTGTTTCATTAGCAAGTGTAGCAAGTGTCATTGGTGGCCTTGGACCACATGCATACACAG GTTCAAAACATGCTGTTCTGGGGCTGACAAAGAATGTTGCAGCTGAATTAGGAAAACATGGCATAAGAGTGAATTGTGTGTCACCTTATGGTGTTGCGACAGCATTGTCTGTGGCCCATTTGGCTGAGGAAGAAAGAACTGAGGATGCTGTGGCTGGTTTTCGTGATTTTACAGGGAAAGTGGCAAACTTGCAGGGTGTAGAGTTAACTACTGATGATGTAGCTAATGCTGTGTTATTCCTTGCAAGTGATGATGCCAGATATATAAGTGGAGACAATCTCATGGTTGATGGAGGCTTCACCAGTGTAAATCACACACTTAAAGTTTTTAGATGA